From the Thermoleophilaceae bacterium genome, the window AAGCCGCAAGGGCGGCGAGCAGGGCAAGGAGATGCTCCGCAGCCGGCTCTCGAGCTGACGCGCCGGGAAACCAGATGAGCTCGGCGCTCCTCGTGATCGACATGCTCAACCCCTACGACCACGAGGACGCCGAGCCCCTCATGGAATCGGCGCGCGACGTCGTGCCGACGATGGCCAGGCTGATCGGACGGGCACGCGATGCCGATCTGCTCACGGTCTACGTGAACGACAACCACGGCGACTGGACGGCGGGCCGCGGCAAGATCAGCAGGCGGGCGCTCGAGGGACGGGCGCCGGAGCTGATCGAGCCCATCCTCCCGCCGGCGGAACTGCCGTTCGTGGTGAAGGCCCGCCACTCCGTGTTCTACGAGACCCAGCTCGAGTACCTCCTCAGGCAGGAGGAGATCGACACCCTCTTCCTCACGGGCCAGGTCACGGAGCAGTGCATCCTGTACTCGGCGCTCGATGGCTATGTGCGCCACTTCTCCGTGAACGTCGTAGCCGACGCCGTGGCTCACATCGATCGCGGGCTCGCGGATGCCGCGCTGCGCATGATGGAGACGAACATGCGCGCGGACATCGTGGATGCGGAGTCCGTGAAGCTCTAGTGCCGGAAGGCCTCGCGCTCCTCCTTGCTGCGCTCCGGCAGCGGGTGGCTCAGCTTCTGCAGCGATTCC encodes:
- a CDS encoding isochorismatase family cysteine hydrolase, which translates into the protein MSSALLVIDMLNPYDHEDAEPLMESARDVVPTMARLIGRARDADLLTVYVNDNHGDWTAGRGKISRRALEGRAPELIEPILPPAELPFVVKARHSVFYETQLEYLLRQEEIDTLFLTGQVTEQCILYSALDGYVRHFSVNVVADAVAHIDRGLADAALRMMETNMRADIVDAESVKL